Proteins encoded in a region of the Haloarcula sp. CBA1129 genome:
- a CDS encoding Cdc6/Cdc18 family protein yields MDIEARIKRRQRRNGEPRLIQDYESISPVVHIEEPADRGPVLERLLDHLDPVFDGQLPPNAYVYGPRGSGKSAVITALFANLEQLPTEQQAIIHTTTRAQPPTSPSFVYVNARETASEFAFYHAVLDSLVDDSVPEHGIGTETLKSRLHELVREQRTGIVIAVDHISEPESIQAPTLVDLFAGLPSNVSWLAIGRDDPSTTELTRYTAESISIDRYQRQMLVDVLMTRTSNGLAQQGLGHGLARHIADWADGNAHDALAALFIAAELAEERGQGRITQANVDAAIAEVPDPCVSLGVVLSLPTNRQIVLRELIDLAESERSSVTATTEAIASAQSVDLSPGTVKRFLYEMAESGVVNRVEATATNGQGRPPSRVEPRFPPTAFRRLYDLQQ; encoded by the coding sequence ATGGACATCGAAGCGAGAATCAAACGTCGACAACGCCGGAACGGGGAGCCACGGCTCATTCAGGATTACGAGTCAATCTCACCGGTCGTCCACATAGAGGAGCCGGCTGACCGTGGTCCGGTGCTTGAGCGACTCCTCGACCACCTCGATCCGGTGTTCGATGGGCAGCTTCCGCCGAACGCGTACGTGTACGGCCCCCGTGGTTCAGGGAAGTCCGCAGTTATTACGGCGCTTTTCGCCAATTTAGAACAGCTTCCGACGGAACAACAGGCGATCATCCACACGACGACCCGTGCACAGCCACCGACCTCTCCGTCGTTTGTCTACGTGAACGCCCGAGAAACTGCGAGCGAGTTCGCGTTCTACCATGCGGTGCTGGACTCGCTTGTGGACGACTCGGTGCCGGAACACGGGATCGGGACGGAGACGCTCAAGTCACGACTCCACGAGCTGGTACGAGAGCAGCGCACGGGCATCGTCATTGCAGTCGACCACATCAGCGAACCGGAGAGCATTCAGGCTCCAACCCTCGTTGACCTGTTTGCTGGCTTACCGAGCAACGTCAGCTGGCTCGCTATCGGTCGCGATGACCCGTCGACAACTGAACTGACTCGATACACCGCCGAGTCGATCAGCATCGACCGCTATCAGCGGCAGATGCTCGTCGACGTGTTGATGACCAGAACATCGAACGGACTGGCCCAGCAGGGACTCGGCCACGGCCTAGCGCGGCATATCGCGGACTGGGCGGACGGCAACGCCCACGACGCCCTTGCCGCGCTGTTTATCGCTGCAGAGTTGGCCGAGGAGCGGGGGCAGGGCCGCATCACACAGGCCAATGTCGACGCGGCTATCGCGGAAGTGCCCGACCCCTGCGTTTCGTTGGGCGTCGTCCTCTCCCTGCCGACGAACCGGCAGATCGTCCTCAGAGAACTCATCGACTTAGCGGAGAGCGAACGCTCCTCGGTAACGGCGACGACAGAGGCGATTGCGTCGGCACAATCAGTCGATCTCTCACCCGGGACCGTCAAGCGGTTCCTCTATGAGATGGCTGAGTCCGGGGTCGTCAATCGTGTCGAGGCAACGGCCACCAACGGTCAGGGGCGCCCGCCGAGCCGTGTCGAACCGCGGTTCCCCCCGACAGCCTTCCGGCGACTGTACGACCTGCAACAGTAG
- the kdgK1 gene encoding bifunctional 2-dehydro-3-deoxygluconokinase/2-dehydro-3-deoxygalactonokinase, with product MTELVTFGETMLRLSPPADERLETADQYTVRAAGAESNVAVAAQRLGLDALWTSKLPDSPVGRRVTGELKHHGVSVDVAWDDSDSARQGTYYLEQGSPPRGNDVIYDRQSASVTTATPTELPTEAIADAAGFHTSGITPALSETLESTTADLLSLAQDADTTTTFDLNYRSKLWTPAKARSVLTELFPSVDVLVVAERDANAVLDRTGDAETIARDLAAEYGFEATVITRGSDGALALADGTVTEQSTFESTDAHPVGTGDSFVGGFLSQYLSGGTVADGLAWGAATAALKRTIPGDIAVVSPDEVRSILSGDTEAISR from the coding sequence ATGACGGAGTTAGTTACGTTCGGTGAGACAATGTTGCGGTTATCGCCACCTGCCGACGAGCGACTGGAGACCGCAGACCAATACACCGTCAGGGCGGCTGGCGCGGAGTCAAACGTCGCAGTCGCTGCCCAACGGCTCGGACTCGATGCACTGTGGACCTCAAAACTCCCGGATTCTCCGGTCGGTCGCCGAGTTACAGGTGAACTCAAGCACCACGGCGTGTCGGTCGATGTTGCTTGGGACGACTCGGACAGCGCCCGACAGGGAACCTACTACCTCGAACAGGGAAGTCCACCGCGGGGCAACGATGTTATTTACGATCGCCAAAGCGCCAGTGTCACAACCGCCACACCGACGGAGCTTCCGACAGAAGCCATCGCAGACGCCGCGGGATTCCACACTTCGGGTATCACACCGGCACTCTCTGAGACGCTCGAATCGACCACTGCTGATCTCCTCTCGCTCGCACAGGATGCGGACACGACCACGACCTTCGACCTGAACTATCGCTCGAAGCTCTGGACACCAGCCAAAGCCCGTTCAGTGCTGACCGAGCTATTCCCGTCCGTCGACGTGCTCGTGGTCGCCGAACGCGACGCGAATGCCGTGTTGGACCGGACCGGTGACGCGGAAACGATTGCTCGGGACCTCGCGGCCGAGTACGGGTTCGAAGCGACAGTAATCACCCGTGGTAGCGACGGGGCGCTCGCGCTTGCTGACGGGACTGTAACGGAGCAATCGACGTTCGAGTCGACCGACGCGCATCCGGTCGGAACAGGCGACTCGTTTGTCGGCGGATTCCTCTCGCAGTATCTCTCCGGGGGCACCGTTGCAGACGGCCTTGCTTGGGGTGCCGCGACGGCCGCACTCAAACGGACGATTCCGGGCGATATTGCCGTCGTGTCGCCCGACGAAGTCCGCTCGATTCTCAGCGGCGACACGGAAGCGATTTCGCGGTAG
- the glpK gene encoding glycerol kinase GlpK: MADTYVGAIDQGTTGTRFMVFDHSGQVVANAYEKHEQIYPEPGWVEHDPVEIWENTQEVVTKGLADAGVGAEQLEALGITNQRETTIVWDKETGKPVHNALVWQDRRTTDRVEEIQEEDKVEWIRGKTGLECDAYFSATKTEWILDNAEPLKMQSSRGADLRDRAEDGELLMGTIDAWLIYKLTGNHITDVSNASRTMLYNIHDMEWDDELLDEFGVPESMVPEVRPSSDESLYGHTDADGFLEEEVPVAGALGDQQAALFGQTCFDKGDAKNTYGTGAFYLMNTGSEAVASDNGLLTTVGFQMSGEPVQYALEGSIFIAGAAIEWLEDVDLINNAAQTAELARSVESTDGVYMVPAFTGLGAPHWDGRARGTIVGMTRGTRKEHIVRATLESIAYQTRDLAEAMEEDSGVEMTTLRVDGGAVKNNFLCQLQSDIIQTDIARPQVDETTALGSAYAAGLAVGYWDTVDELRDNWQVDKEFSPEMDAEDADKMYARWDDAVDRSRDWAQEE, translated from the coding sequence ATGGCAGACACATACGTTGGCGCAATCGACCAGGGAACGACTGGCACTCGCTTCATGGTATTCGACCATAGCGGCCAGGTCGTTGCGAACGCTTACGAGAAACACGAACAGATCTATCCGGAGCCCGGCTGGGTCGAACACGACCCCGTCGAAATCTGGGAAAACACGCAGGAAGTCGTGACCAAGGGGCTTGCCGATGCAGGTGTCGGTGCCGAACAGCTGGAAGCACTCGGCATCACGAACCAGCGTGAGACGACGATTGTCTGGGATAAGGAGACCGGCAAACCGGTCCACAACGCGCTGGTCTGGCAGGACCGCCGAACCACCGACCGCGTCGAGGAAATCCAAGAAGAGGACAAGGTCGAATGGATTCGGGGGAAGACCGGGCTGGAATGTGACGCCTACTTCTCGGCGACAAAGACCGAGTGGATTCTCGACAACGCGGAGCCGCTCAAGATGCAGAGCTCGCGCGGCGCTGATCTCCGCGACCGAGCCGAGGATGGCGAACTCCTGATGGGAACCATCGACGCGTGGCTCATCTACAAGCTCACCGGCAACCACATTACGGATGTCTCGAACGCATCGCGGACGATGCTGTACAACATCCACGACATGGAGTGGGACGATGAACTCCTCGACGAGTTCGGCGTCCCGGAATCCATGGTTCCGGAAGTCCGTCCGTCCTCCGACGAGAGCCTGTACGGCCACACCGACGCGGACGGCTTCCTCGAAGAGGAAGTCCCCGTTGCGGGCGCGCTGGGCGACCAGCAGGCTGCGCTGTTCGGTCAGACCTGCTTCGACAAGGGCGACGCGAAAAACACCTACGGCACCGGCGCGTTCTACCTGATGAACACCGGTTCCGAAGCAGTCGCCTCGGATAACGGCCTCCTGACGACCGTCGGCTTCCAGATGTCCGGCGAGCCAGTCCAGTACGCGCTCGAAGGTTCCATCTTCATCGCCGGCGCGGCCATCGAATGGCTCGAAGACGTCGACCTCATCAACAACGCCGCCCAGACGGCGGAACTGGCCCGCTCGGTCGAATCGACCGACGGTGTCTATATGGTGCCGGCCTTCACGGGCCTCGGCGCTCCGCACTGGGACGGCCGTGCCCGCGGGACGATTGTCGGGATGACTCGCGGAACGCGAAAAGAACACATCGTCCGTGCGACTCTGGAATCCATCGCGTACCAGACCCGCGACCTCGCGGAAGCGATGGAGGAAGACTCCGGTGTCGAGATGACGACGCTACGAGTCGACGGCGGTGCCGTCAAGAACAACTTCCTCTGTCAGCTCCAGTCGGACATCATCCAGACGGACATCGCCCGCCCACAGGTCGACGAGACCACCGCCCTTGGGTCGGCCTACGCGGCCGGTCTCGCCGTCGGGTACTGGGATACTGTCGACGAACTCCGGGACAACTGGCAAGTCGACAAGGAGTTCTCGCCGGAGATGGACGCCGAGGATGCAGACAAGATGTACGCCCGCTGGGACGACGCCGTCGACCGGTCCCGCGACTGGGCACAGGAGGAATAA
- a CDS encoding ABC transporter substrate-binding protein has product MSGDSVTFGFNVASSGAYSTAGKQELRGFKLAVKHINNGGGWVMSEKYNSPLDGDGLLNKDVEFAVEDTGGNSDTARSNAQRLVDSEEVIMLAGGTSSNTGAATQEVAAQNQVVYMATMASANSLTGIDCNRYSFREMFNSHMAAEALAPALSEAYGDDVEYVKFFQDNNWGQSLRDDMDAVLGKLGWAPVWDTSSQVGTSDYSQYAADIESVDFDVIVLGLRGLDAVNALRAFREKFPESNIVLPSASIEVAQAAGGAIDGVIGTVAWSPAINSPLSDTFREAFREEYGSTTGSSKSAIPSGSAHIAYTQTLQYASAVERAGTFNPLDVIGELEGHEYDAGLGPQTLRACDHQAMRRVPVVKGKPEVQQSYGTYYGLVGEPADVQYACDSGPAANCSLGGN; this is encoded by the coding sequence GTGTCCGGGGATTCGGTGACGTTCGGTTTCAACGTCGCTTCCTCGGGGGCGTACTCAACGGCCGGCAAGCAGGAGCTACGAGGTTTCAAACTCGCGGTCAAGCACATTAACAACGGCGGGGGGTGGGTAATGAGCGAGAAGTACAACTCACCGCTGGACGGTGACGGACTTCTGAATAAGGATGTCGAATTCGCTGTCGAAGACACGGGTGGCAATTCAGATACCGCCCGAAGCAACGCACAGCGGCTTGTTGACAGTGAAGAGGTGATTATGCTCGCTGGAGGGACGTCCAGTAACACTGGCGCGGCCACTCAGGAGGTGGCCGCACAGAACCAAGTCGTGTATATGGCGACGATGGCTAGCGCGAACTCGCTGACGGGTATCGACTGCAACCGGTACTCCTTCCGCGAGATGTTCAACAGCCACATGGCGGCCGAGGCGCTGGCCCCGGCCCTCAGCGAGGCGTACGGAGACGACGTCGAGTACGTCAAATTTTTCCAGGACAACAACTGGGGACAGTCGCTTCGGGATGATATGGATGCCGTCCTCGGGAAACTCGGTTGGGCACCTGTTTGGGACACCAGTTCACAGGTCGGGACAAGCGACTACTCCCAGTATGCGGCAGATATCGAGTCCGTCGACTTCGACGTAATTGTGCTTGGACTCCGTGGTCTTGACGCAGTAAACGCACTCAGAGCGTTCCGTGAGAAGTTCCCCGAGTCAAATATCGTCCTTCCGTCGGCCTCGATAGAAGTTGCTCAGGCTGCAGGCGGTGCAATCGACGGTGTTATCGGAACCGTCGCTTGGAGCCCGGCAATCAACTCGCCACTGTCTGACACCTTCCGAGAGGCGTTCCGTGAGGAGTACGGCAGTACGACGGGGTCCTCGAAATCGGCGATTCCATCGGGGTCGGCGCATATTGCATATACCCAAACGCTTCAATACGCCAGCGCAGTCGAGCGGGCAGGAACGTTCAATCCGCTCGATGTCATCGGAGAACTCGAAGGACATGAGTACGACGCCGGGCTCGGACCGCAGACGCTCCGGGCTTGCGATCATCAGGCGATGCGCCGAGTGCCAGTTGTGAAAGGAAAGCCAGAGGTACAGCAGTCCTATGGCACCTACTACGGCCTAGTTGGGGAACCAGCGGATGTACAGTACGCGTGCGACAGCGGCCCAGCGGCTAACTGCTCGCTTGGAGGGAACTAA
- a CDS encoding ROK family protein, whose translation MGAYAGVDLGATHIRAVIGDETGSIVASHKTETPRGPAGIAVTEAVLDAIRQACDAADIAPTDVVAAGIGSFGPMDLAEGVVENPANLPDTIDRIPLTGPVENLIGSERVSLHNDANAGVIGERFYSDRSPDDMVYLTISSGVGAGVAVDGNILSGWDGNAGEVGHLTIDPHGFMTCGCGHDGHWEAYCSGENIPRYATQLHREDPVETALPIETEEFSAADIFEYAGEDEFASHVLDQICHWNAIGVANIVHAYAPLVVYVGGAVALNNPEQVLEPIRERLDDMVMSNIPDIQLTQFGDDVVVRGALASALTGGTGDPSQRV comes from the coding sequence ATGGGCGCTTACGCAGGGGTCGACCTCGGAGCGACACATATTCGGGCTGTTATTGGTGACGAGACAGGTTCGATAGTCGCGTCACATAAAACTGAGACACCGCGTGGACCGGCAGGTATCGCGGTCACGGAGGCAGTCCTCGACGCGATCCGGCAGGCGTGTGACGCCGCCGATATCGCCCCCACAGACGTGGTTGCCGCTGGTATCGGGTCCTTCGGTCCGATGGATCTGGCCGAAGGTGTCGTCGAGAACCCCGCGAACCTTCCTGATACTATCGACCGGATCCCGCTGACCGGACCGGTCGAAAACCTCATCGGCAGCGAGCGGGTCTCGTTGCACAACGACGCTAACGCCGGCGTCATCGGCGAGCGGTTCTACTCGGACCGGAGCCCCGACGACATGGTGTATCTCACTATCTCCTCCGGGGTCGGCGCTGGGGTCGCTGTCGACGGGAACATCCTCTCAGGCTGGGACGGCAACGCTGGGGAAGTCGGCCACCTGACCATCGATCCACACGGCTTCATGACCTGTGGCTGTGGGCACGACGGCCACTGGGAAGCGTACTGCTCGGGCGAGAACATCCCGCGGTATGCCACACAACTGCACCGAGAAGACCCCGTCGAGACGGCGCTCCCAATCGAGACTGAAGAGTTCTCCGCGGCGGATATTTTCGAATATGCCGGTGAAGACGAGTTCGCATCCCACGTTCTCGATCAGATCTGTCACTGGAACGCTATCGGCGTCGCAAATATCGTTCACGCGTACGCGCCCCTCGTCGTCTATGTCGGCGGGGCCGTCGCACTCAACAACCCCGAGCAGGTGCTAGAACCGATCCGAGAACGGCTTGACGACATGGTGATGTCGAACATTCCAGACATCCAGTTGACGCAGTTCGGCGACGATGTCGTGGTTCGCGGCGCACTGGCGTCAGCGCTGACTGGTGGCACAGGCGATCCGTCACAGCGCGTTTGA
- the pyk gene encoding pyruvate kinase yields MRSAKIVCTLGPASDSVDDIASLAKAGMSVARLNASHGSPEHRREMIDRIREVDEAVEEPVAAMLDMPGPEVRTAEIDEPIQLTEGATIRYVVGDDATPEEVGLSQSITAVEPGDRVLLDDGRIETTVERVEDDTVFATVENGGELAARKGVNVPGVELDLPTITANDERELDVAAEKEPDFVAASFVRDGEDIYEISQALEERGVDIPIIAKIERAGAVENLDSIIDEAYGVMVARGDLGVECPLEDVPIIQKRIIRRCHEAGVPVITATEMLDSMVHSRRPTRAEASDVANAVLDGTDAVMLSGETAIGDHPARVVETMDRIIRDVESSDEYAESREQRVPNAGDTRTDALARSGRFLARDIGASAIVAASESGYTALKSAKYRPSIPIVASTPSERVRRKLALSWGITPVTTEYTTEGADAVIQTAVQAALDTEAADSGDTVVVLSGMMTELEGMNTANMLKVHVAAETVASGRSIVDGLVTGPVHRISTAPPRESPGDLSNVPDGAILAVPEGFDGEFVGDTSRIGGIIDAHEGVTSYAAIIARELSIPMISNADLPDAVSDGSTVTLDSERGVVYEEAVGREDISGRERDY; encoded by the coding sequence ATGCGTAGCGCAAAGATCGTTTGTACCCTCGGCCCCGCGTCGGACTCGGTCGACGACATCGCGTCACTTGCAAAGGCCGGTATGTCTGTTGCCAGACTGAACGCGAGTCACGGCTCGCCGGAGCACCGCCGAGAGATGATTGATCGCATCCGTGAGGTAGACGAGGCGGTCGAGGAACCGGTCGCGGCAATGCTCGATATGCCCGGTCCGGAGGTCCGAACTGCGGAGATCGACGAACCGATTCAGCTGACAGAGGGCGCCACCATCCGGTACGTCGTCGGTGACGACGCGACGCCCGAAGAGGTCGGTCTCTCGCAGTCGATTACGGCAGTCGAACCGGGTGACCGGGTGTTGCTTGATGACGGCCGCATCGAGACGACTGTCGAGCGCGTCGAAGACGACACAGTGTTTGCGACCGTCGAGAACGGCGGCGAGCTGGCCGCCCGCAAGGGCGTCAACGTCCCCGGTGTCGAACTCGACCTGCCGACGATTACGGCAAACGACGAGCGAGAACTCGACGTGGCCGCCGAGAAGGAACCGGATTTCGTGGCCGCGTCGTTCGTCCGTGACGGCGAGGATATCTACGAGATCAGTCAGGCGCTCGAAGAGCGCGGCGTCGACATCCCGATCATCGCCAAGATCGAACGGGCCGGGGCCGTCGAGAACCTCGACTCAATCATCGACGAGGCCTACGGCGTGATGGTCGCCCGCGGCGACCTCGGCGTGGAGTGCCCGCTTGAGGACGTCCCGATCATTCAAAAGCGCATCATCCGCCGGTGTCACGAGGCCGGCGTCCCGGTCATCACAGCCACCGAGATGCTCGACTCGATGGTTCACTCGCGGCGACCGACCCGCGCGGAGGCCTCAGACGTGGCAAACGCAGTGCTCGACGGCACCGACGCGGTGATGCTCTCCGGGGAAACGGCAATCGGTGACCATCCGGCCCGCGTCGTCGAGACGATGGACCGCATCATCCGCGATGTCGAGAGTAGCGATGAGTACGCCGAGTCACGCGAACAGCGCGTGCCAAACGCCGGTGACACCCGGACGGACGCGCTCGCACGCTCCGGCCGGTTCCTCGCACGCGACATCGGAGCGTCGGCGATTGTCGCTGCCTCCGAATCCGGCTACACCGCCCTGAAATCGGCGAAGTACCGGCCGTCGATTCCCATTGTCGCGTCGACGCCGAGCGAGCGCGTCCGCCGGAAGCTCGCACTCTCATGGGGTATCACGCCGGTAACGACCGAATACACTACCGAAGGCGCCGATGCCGTCATCCAGACTGCAGTGCAGGCGGCTCTCGACACCGAGGCCGCGGACAGCGGTGACACGGTCGTCGTCCTCTCCGGGATGATGACCGAACTGGAGGGGATGAACACGGCGAACATGCTGAAAGTCCACGTTGCGGCCGAAACTGTCGCCAGCGGTCGGTCTATCGTCGATGGACTGGTAACCGGCCCTGTCCATCGGATTTCGACGGCCCCACCCCGCGAATCGCCCGGCGACCTCTCGAACGTTCCAGACGGGGCGATACTGGCAGTACCGGAAGGGTTCGACGGCGAGTTCGTCGGCGATACCAGCCGCATTGGGGGCATCATCGACGCCCACGAAGGCGTTACGAGCTACGCCGCGATTATCGCCCGCGAGCTTTCGATTCCGATGATATCGAACGCGGACCTGCCTGATGCTGTCTCTGACGGGTCGACCGTCACACTGGATTCCGAGCGCGGCGTCGTCTACGAGGAGGCCGTTGGCCGAGAAGACATCTCGGGCAGAGAGCGAGACTACTGA
- a CDS encoding HAMP domain-containing protein yields MSSGNTQIPDSSETDSNASGGILATVVPDVIRRNFALKFGIVLFIMALSVGLIGLAATEQVRNYTEQQVLSDYENAAAQEADILSQWVDRNRLSTQFVSSDDVWASSETDDIDIELNNRKAALSADAADIHLIEQSASQSQVIASTSNSQVLTSSALESTSRAWFTGANFEAASDVVVSDVYQTNSGPVVGFVSPVDASQNRYILIEYSLDEIANSLQGNNRAEGGFTQVVNGSAVVMIDEPRDGSRGVGENMLQPYSENSRATGPISEANDLRSSEQQSGVTADMPAADVLSERYTVGYAPIQGTDWVVLVHAPNSAVFGFVQNVQQYGLIGTALMVLLIAGVGAILGYNTATSIDRLTRKTDQMRQGNLDVEITTSRIDNIGRLYSGFADMRDALKQQINEAERAQKEAEVSRAEALEVNKYLQKKAEEFSDVMEETAAGNLTERMATDGENESMDRIASEFNGMVDELEKTIGQLNSFADEVAESGDVVLSSAESVRDASEQVAESTQKISDDAYDQKDRLATISEDLDALVDTLEELEANNPDIELGDSLERFRTVATTLQSAAETSDQMMAETQTVAGAAEEQAAELNEVSSRAEQLKRYAKPLGDILNRFETEAEHEFVFSGGPSQSLGEEEEE; encoded by the coding sequence ATGAGTTCAGGAAATACACAGATACCAGACAGTTCAGAGACCGATTCGAACGCCTCCGGTGGGATTTTAGCGACAGTCGTTCCGGACGTTATACGGCGAAACTTCGCACTCAAATTCGGGATTGTCCTCTTCATCATGGCGCTGTCGGTTGGGCTCATCGGCCTTGCCGCAACTGAACAGGTCAGGAACTACACGGAACAGCAAGTTCTGAGTGACTACGAAAACGCCGCCGCACAGGAAGCGGACATCTTGTCACAGTGGGTTGACCGAAACCGGCTATCAACCCAGTTCGTCTCTTCTGACGACGTCTGGGCTAGTAGTGAGACAGACGATATTGATATCGAGCTCAACAATCGGAAAGCCGCCTTGTCCGCAGATGCTGCCGACATCCATCTGATCGAACAGAGTGCCAGCCAGTCGCAAGTCATCGCTAGCACGTCTAACTCGCAGGTGCTGACTAGCTCAGCGCTGGAATCGACGAGCAGGGCTTGGTTTACCGGTGCGAACTTCGAAGCGGCAAGCGATGTCGTCGTCTCCGATGTGTACCAGACGAACTCCGGCCCAGTCGTCGGCTTCGTCAGTCCTGTCGATGCCTCGCAGAACCGGTACATCCTCATCGAATACTCGCTTGACGAAATCGCGAACTCGCTTCAGGGGAACAACAGGGCCGAAGGCGGATTCACGCAGGTCGTCAACGGATCGGCAGTCGTCATGATCGACGAACCCAGAGACGGGAGCCGCGGTGTCGGTGAGAATATGCTGCAGCCGTACAGCGAGAACAGCCGTGCCACCGGACCGATCAGCGAGGCGAACGACCTCCGGTCGTCGGAGCAGCAATCCGGTGTCACCGCTGACATGCCGGCGGCCGACGTGCTCAGTGAGCGCTACACGGTCGGCTATGCACCAATACAGGGGACGGACTGGGTCGTCCTCGTGCACGCGCCCAACTCCGCGGTCTTTGGCTTCGTCCAGAACGTCCAGCAGTACGGACTCATCGGCACGGCACTGATGGTGTTACTCATCGCGGGTGTCGGTGCGATACTCGGGTATAACACGGCGACATCGATTGACCGCCTGACCCGAAAAACGGACCAGATGCGACAGGGGAACCTCGATGTCGAGATCACCACCAGCCGTATCGACAACATCGGCCGTCTGTACAGCGGGTTCGCTGACATGCGTGACGCGCTCAAACAGCAGATCAACGAGGCCGAGCGTGCACAGAAAGAGGCAGAAGTTTCCCGCGCCGAAGCCCTCGAAGTCAACAAATACCTGCAAAAGAAGGCCGAAGAATTCTCCGACGTGATGGAGGAAACAGCCGCTGGAAACCTCACCGAGCGAATGGCGACCGATGGCGAGAACGAGTCGATGGACCGTATCGCCAGCGAATTCAACGGCATGGTTGACGAACTCGAAAAGACGATCGGCCAACTCAATAGCTTCGCCGACGAAGTCGCGGAATCCGGGGACGTCGTCCTGTCCAGTGCGGAGTCCGTCCGTGACGCATCCGAACAGGTCGCCGAATCGACACAGAAGATCTCCGACGACGCCTACGACCAGAAGGATCGTCTTGCGACTATCTCGGAAGACCTCGATGCCCTCGTGGACACGCTCGAAGAACTGGAAGCCAATAATCCGGATATCGAGCTTGGTGACTCGCTTGAACGGTTCCGGACGGTAGCGACGACGCTACAGTCGGCCGCCGAAACGAGTGACCAGATGATGGCCGAAACCCAGACCGTCGCTGGGGCGGCCGAAGAGCAGGCCGCAGAGCTCAACGAAGTGTCGTCGCGGGCCGAGCAGCTCAAACGCTACGCGAAGCCACTCGGTGACATCCTGAATCGCTTCGAAACCGAAGCCGAGCACGAGTTCGTTTTCTCGGGCGGTCCGTCACAGAGTCTCGGCGAAGAGGAAGAAGAGTAG